A stretch of Desulfurivibrio alkaliphilus AHT 2 DNA encodes these proteins:
- a CDS encoding peroxiredoxin — protein MSYEHDVDCCCGAIQVGQEVPDFELETYEPAKGDFGKFSLSEQKKLGKWTVLVFYPADFTFVCSTELADLADEYENLKAAGAEVVTVSTDTVFTHLAWKREEKFLENARYPMGADRTGQVSRMFGVYNEETGLDLRGTFIISPAGELVASEINFYNVGRNAKELLRKLQASVHVANNPDEACPARWEQGGKTLTPGPQMVGKVYDALK, from the coding sequence ATGAGTTACGAACACGATGTAGATTGCTGTTGCGGTGCCATTCAGGTTGGTCAGGAAGTCCCGGATTTTGAACTGGAGACCTACGAGCCGGCAAAAGGTGATTTTGGAAAATTTTCCTTGAGCGAGCAGAAAAAGCTGGGCAAGTGGACGGTGCTGGTTTTCTACCCCGCCGACTTCACCTTTGTCTGTTCCACCGAGCTTGCCGATCTGGCCGACGAGTATGAAAACCTCAAGGCCGCCGGGGCCGAGGTGGTAACGGTGAGCACCGATACCGTGTTCACCCACCTGGCCTGGAAACGGGAAGAGAAGTTTCTCGAAAACGCCCGCTATCCCATGGGCGCCGACCGCACCGGCCAGGTGTCGCGGATGTTTGGGGTTTACAACGAAGAAACCGGGCTGGATCTGCGCGGTACCTTCATCATCAGCCCGGCCGGAGAGCTGGTGGCTTCCGAGATCAATTTTTACAATGTTGGCCGTAACGCCAAAGAGTTGCTGCGCAAGCTCCAGGCCAGCGTACACGTGGCCAACAACCCCGACGAGGCCTGCCCGGCCCGCTGGGAGCAGGGCGGCAAAACCCTTACCCCCGGGCCGCAAATGGTGGGCAAGGTTTACGACGCACTAAAATAA
- a CDS encoding shikimate kinase: MLYESAGRSKIFLIGYRACGKSVVGQELAVRLGYEFLDMDREITRREGVSIKELVAARGWDYFRRRERELLLELSSPPAPGPAPDTPGLVVATGGGAVLQEDLWPAIKAAWPVVWLTADAATITARLSGDSSSEQQRPALTDQGLLAEVEEILQQRLKLYRQAAGLEIDTTTAKPAEIVDRIIDWLQEQS, from the coding sequence ATGCTATACGAGTCTGCAGGGAGAAGCAAAATTTTTCTTATTGGTTACCGCGCCTGCGGTAAAAGTGTGGTGGGCCAGGAGCTGGCCGTCCGGCTGGGTTATGAATTCCTCGATATGGACCGGGAAATAACCCGGCGGGAAGGGGTGAGCATAAAGGAACTGGTGGCTGCCCGAGGGTGGGATTATTTTCGCCGCCGGGAGCGGGAACTACTGCTGGAACTGAGTTCCCCTCCCGCCCCCGGGCCAGCACCGGACACGCCGGGACTGGTGGTCGCCACCGGGGGTGGGGCTGTTTTGCAGGAAGACCTCTGGCCGGCTATCAAGGCAGCCTGGCCGGTGGTCTGGCTCACCGCCGATGCCGCCACCATCACCGCCCGGCTCAGCGGTGACAGCAGCAGCGAGCAACAGCGTCCGGCCCTCACCGACCAGGGCCTGCTGGCGGAAGTCGAAGAGATTTTGCAACAACGTCTTAAACTGTACCGGCAGGCGGCCGGGCTGGAGATAGACACCACTACGGCCAAGCCGGCGGAGATTGTGGACCGGATCATCGACTGGCTGCAAGAACAAAGTTAA
- the aroC gene encoding chorismate synthase, producing the protein MAGNTFGKIFQITTWGESHGTAVGAVVDGCPPGLPLTPADIQADLDRRRPGGGPASTPRKEPDQVEILSGTFEGLTTGTPISLVIFNRDAHSKSYDHLKDIYRPGHGDITYQQKYGRRDHRGGGRASARETAARVAAGAVAGCLLTTAGVRVQAYTVELGGVAAQQRNLAEISQNALFCPDNQAAAAMVARIDEVRRNHDTLGGVVEIRVSGCPAGLGEPVFDKLDAELARAMMSIGAVKGVEIGAGFAAARLTGSENNDPITPEGFTGNNSGGILAGISNGDEIIIRVAVKPIPSIAREQQTINRQGQPVTIKVGGRHDISAIPRIIPVCEAMARLVLADHLLRQRTLGPDPKLKRAPTP; encoded by the coding sequence ATGGCAGGCAACACCTTTGGCAAAATTTTTCAGATCACCACCTGGGGCGAGTCGCACGGTACCGCCGTGGGGGCCGTGGTGGATGGCTGCCCGCCGGGTCTCCCCTTAACCCCGGCGGATATTCAAGCCGACTTGGACCGGCGCCGCCCCGGCGGCGGGCCCGCCTCCACCCCCCGCAAGGAGCCGGACCAGGTGGAAATCCTCTCCGGCACCTTCGAGGGCCTTACCACCGGCACCCCCATCAGCCTGGTGATCTTCAACCGCGATGCCCACAGCAAGTCATACGACCACCTGAAGGATATTTACCGGCCGGGCCATGGCGACATCACCTACCAGCAGAAATACGGCCGCCGCGACCATCGCGGCGGCGGCCGGGCCTCGGCCCGGGAGACGGCGGCCCGGGTGGCCGCCGGGGCGGTGGCCGGTTGCCTGCTGACCACAGCAGGCGTCAGGGTGCAGGCTTATACCGTGGAGTTGGGCGGGGTTGCCGCCCAACAGCGCAACCTGGCCGAGATCTCGCAAAACGCCCTGTTCTGCCCGGACAACCAAGCTGCCGCCGCCATGGTGGCCCGCATCGACGAAGTTCGCCGCAACCACGACACCCTGGGCGGGGTTGTCGAGATCCGGGTCAGCGGCTGTCCGGCGGGGCTGGGGGAGCCGGTTTTCGACAAACTCGACGCCGAACTGGCCCGGGCCATGATGTCCATCGGGGCGGTAAAAGGGGTGGAGATCGGGGCCGGCTTTGCCGCCGCCCGGCTCACCGGCTCGGAAAATAACGACCCCATCACCCCGGAGGGTTTCACGGGAAACAATTCCGGCGGCATCTTGGCCGGCATTTCCAATGGCGACGAGATCATCATCCGGGTGGCAGTCAAACCCATTCCCTCCATCGCCCGGGAACAGCAGACCATCAACCGGCAGGGGCAGCCGGTGACCATCAAGGTCGGCGGCCGACACGACATCTCCGCCATCCCCCGGATTATCCCGGTCTGCGAGGCCATGGCCAGGCTGGTACTGGCCGACCACCTGCTGCGCCAGCGCACCCTGGGCCCAGATCCTAAATTAAAAAGGGCGCCGACACCGTGA
- a CDS encoding glycogen synthase, whose protein sequence is MITREYDGLAGAGGVKDVVRQLGEALALAGHRVSVVLPLYGFMNPEALGFAPANLHFDVGMNYVGVERRELARVLVRHLAAPPPRSKDQSLRPVASLPQNGRKGSLSLYLLDAQRYQEKQGVYTYTAAEEALNHHHHQGSGHFDYFAMNVLLQKGALALMMRLNARPQVIHCHDGHTALLPAMIRELEGFRHYFAASAAVVTVHNAGTGYHQEVDDLPFAEAITGLPPRVIHDNLLDGAFDPFLAAASYAPLNTVSENYARELQQTDDDALTGWLGHRLLGRGITLHGITNGINPEDFNPEEPANLGLPAAFSPLQGDLAGKAVCRSRLVDDLAADRWPGLRRAGYLDQDPQAAPPPADGPASGLPLPLFTFVGRLTAQKGVDKLLGALETLLPLDRGFQVLILGSGDKGCEQALVRLAEAESNRGRLCFLQGYDPLVANQVFAAGDFFLIPSRYEPCGLTDYMAQLLGNLPIVHHVGGLVKVVDGVTGLCYREHKSAALMGAMQRALTLFRRQPEKVLDMRRAAVQHIGEHYTWNRVMHQYLDFYQQAHKQL, encoded by the coding sequence ATGATCACCCGGGAGTATGACGGCTTGGCCGGGGCCGGCGGGGTCAAGGACGTGGTGCGCCAACTGGGCGAGGCCCTGGCCCTGGCCGGCCACCGGGTCAGCGTGGTGCTGCCCCTGTACGGCTTTATGAACCCCGAGGCACTGGGTTTTGCCCCGGCCAACCTGCACTTTGATGTAGGGATGAATTACGTCGGGGTGGAACGGCGCGAACTGGCACGGGTCTTGGTCCGCCACCTGGCAGCGCCGCCGCCCCGCAGCAAGGATCAAAGCTTGCGGCCGGTGGCAAGCCTGCCCCAAAACGGTCGCAAAGGCTCCCTTTCCCTCTATCTGCTGGATGCCCAGCGCTACCAGGAAAAACAGGGGGTCTACACCTACACCGCCGCCGAGGAGGCCCTGAACCACCACCATCATCAGGGCAGCGGTCATTTCGATTATTTCGCCATGAACGTCCTGCTGCAAAAAGGGGCGCTGGCCCTGATGATGCGCTTAAACGCCAGGCCGCAGGTAATTCATTGCCACGACGGCCACACCGCCCTGCTGCCGGCCATGATCCGCGAACTGGAAGGATTCCGCCACTACTTTGCCGCTTCCGCCGCCGTGGTCACAGTCCATAATGCCGGGACGGGCTACCACCAGGAGGTGGACGACCTGCCCTTTGCCGAGGCGATCACCGGCCTGCCGCCCCGGGTGATCCACGACAACCTGCTGGACGGCGCCTTCGACCCTTTTCTCGCCGCCGCCAGCTACGCGCCGCTGAACACGGTGAGCGAAAACTACGCCCGCGAACTGCAGCAGACCGACGACGACGCCCTCACCGGCTGGCTCGGCCACCGCCTGCTGGGTCGGGGCATTACCCTGCACGGGATTACCAACGGCATCAACCCGGAGGATTTCAACCCCGAGGAGCCGGCCAACCTGGGGCTGCCCGCCGCTTTTTCCCCGCTCCAAGGGGATCTGGCCGGTAAAGCGGTGTGCCGATCCCGGCTGGTGGACGACCTGGCCGCCGATCGCTGGCCCGGTCTGCGCCGGGCCGGCTACCTGGACCAGGATCCACAGGCCGCCCCGCCGCCAGCCGACGGCCCGGCCAGCGGCCTGCCGCTGCCGCTGTTCACCTTTGTCGGCCGACTCACCGCCCAGAAAGGGGTGGACAAGTTGCTGGGGGCCTTGGAAACCCTGCTGCCCCTGGACCGGGGCTTCCAGGTGCTGATCTTGGGCTCCGGCGACAAGGGCTGCGAGCAGGCCCTGGTCCGGCTGGCGGAAGCCGAAAGTAACCGGGGGCGGCTCTGTTTCCTCCAGGGTTACGACCCCCTGGTGGCCAACCAGGTTTTTGCCGCCGGCGACTTTTTTCTCATCCCCTCCCGCTACGAACCCTGCGGGCTCACCGATTACATGGCCCAGTTGCTGGGTAACCTGCCCATCGTCCATCACGTCGGCGGGCTGGTCAAGGTGGTGGATGGGGTCACCGGCCTTTGTTACCGGGAACACAAATCCGCCGCCCTGATGGGCGCCATGCAGCGCGCCCTGACCCTTTTCCGCCGTCAGCCGGAAAAGGTGCTTGACATGCGACGGGCCGCCGTTCAGCATATTGGGGAACACTACACCTGGAACCGGGTGATGCACCAGTACCTGGATTTTTACCAGCAAGCCCACAAGCAGCTTTGA
- the gap gene encoding type I glyceraldehyde-3-phosphate dehydrogenase, translating into MTIRVGINGFGRIGRSIFRAVDTDPLFKEIEIVAINDLTPPATLAHLLKYDSVMGTYPRQVKAGEGEIVVDGRPVRVSSQRNPAEIPWRELGVEYVIEATGLFTAGDKAQGHLDAGASKVVITAPAKGEVRTIVMGVNEDEYDPAADHIVSNASCTTNCLAPVAKVISERFGIKSGLMTTIHAYTNDQSLLDFPHSDLRRARAAALSMIPTKTGAAAAVALVLPELKGKFDGLAVRVPTPNVSLVDVVMELERETSVPEVNQALAEAANRYLGYSDEPLVSIDYQGDPRSSVVDAMSTKVLGSTLKVMTWYDNEWGYSNRVLDLIMHMNERKLL; encoded by the coding sequence ATGACCATTCGTGTCGGCATCAACGGTTTCGGCCGTATTGGCCGCAGCATCTTCCGGGCGGTGGACACCGACCCGCTGTTTAAAGAGATTGAGATCGTGGCCATCAACGATCTTACCCCCCCGGCCACCCTGGCCCACCTGCTCAAGTACGATTCGGTGATGGGTACTTACCCCCGCCAGGTCAAGGCCGGTGAAGGGGAAATCGTGGTCGACGGTCGCCCGGTGCGGGTCAGCAGCCAGCGCAACCCCGCCGAGATTCCCTGGCGGGAGCTGGGGGTGGAGTACGTCATCGAGGCCACCGGCCTGTTCACCGCCGGCGACAAGGCCCAGGGCCACCTTGATGCCGGGGCGAGCAAGGTGGTGATCACCGCCCCGGCCAAGGGCGAGGTGCGGACCATCGTCATGGGGGTCAATGAAGACGAATACGACCCCGCCGCCGACCACATAGTCTCCAACGCCTCCTGCACCACCAACTGCCTGGCCCCGGTGGCCAAGGTAATCTCGGAGCGTTTCGGGATCAAAAGCGGCCTGATGACCACCATCCACGCCTACACCAACGACCAGTCGCTGCTGGATTTTCCCCACAGCGACCTACGCCGGGCCCGGGCCGCGGCCCTGTCGATGATCCCCACCAAAACCGGGGCCGCCGCCGCCGTGGCCTTGGTGCTGCCGGAGTTGAAAGGCAAATTCGACGGCCTGGCGGTGAGGGTGCCCACCCCCAACGTCTCCCTGGTGGACGTGGTGATGGAACTGGAACGGGAAACCTCGGTACCGGAGGTCAACCAGGCCCTGGCCGAGGCCGCCAACCGTTACCTGGGCTACTCCGACGAACCGCTGGTCTCCATCGATTACCAGGGCGACCCCCGCTCCTCGGTGGTGGACGCCATGTCCACCAAGGTCCTGGGCTCCACCCTGAAGGTCATGACCTGGTACGACAACGAGTGGGGCTATTCCAACCGGGTGCTGGATCTGATCATGCACATGAACGAGCGCAAACTCCTGTAA